Proteins from a single region of Candidatus Dependentiae bacterium:
- a CDS encoding sulfotransferase domain-containing protein, whose protein sequence is MFLFIRLKVIIYLICASFFLSTQADNEQQIPPTIQNIYTKAHLPIRTIRYGNGSGNVLLICIPKCGTHLLTKCISLFKEDGLSLNYKKEIKPPPARLAQIRKLNRHMPPNHYKGEFYPGYLGASPYSLISRLTMKTSNRRLLWTHNVHNTRFENALVKINTANFLMIRDPRAMVVSFAFMIHKSFEGKTANFQNILTDLITGRKQHYIRWGVEIQQAYPLLWEVGLAKFYELYLPWIKAKNFMLIRFEDLVGGKGGGSDAKQLEAMINIGKHININMNEQQIKNVINNLYGGTWTFREGQIDSWKKYFTPEIKSLFKSQPGLNQLLIKLGYEKDTNW, encoded by the coding sequence ATGTTTTTATTTATACGGCTGAAAGTAATCATCTATCTTATATGCGCTTCATTTTTTTTAAGTACTCAAGCAGATAATGAACAACAGATACCTCCAACTATTCAAAATATCTACACAAAAGCTCATCTTCCAATTAGAACTATACGCTATGGAAATGGAAGTGGGAATGTATTACTCATTTGTATACCCAAGTGCGGAACTCATTTACTCACAAAATGCATATCATTATTTAAAGAAGATGGACTTTCTCTTAATTATAAAAAAGAGATAAAGCCACCACCAGCACGCTTAGCTCAAATCAGAAAACTCAACCGACATATGCCTCCCAACCACTATAAAGGTGAATTTTACCCTGGATACTTAGGAGCATCTCCTTATAGTTTAATAAGTAGATTAACCATGAAAACATCAAATCGCAGACTGTTATGGACACATAATGTTCATAATACTCGATTTGAAAATGCTCTGGTAAAAATTAATACGGCAAATTTTTTAATGATACGAGACCCTCGAGCAATGGTTGTTTCATTTGCTTTTATGATCCACAAAAGCTTTGAAGGTAAGACTGCTAATTTTCAGAATATTCTTACAGATTTGATTACAGGAAGAAAACAACATTACATCAGATGGGGAGTAGAGATTCAACAAGCTTATCCACTCCTTTGGGAAGTAGGATTAGCAAAGTTTTATGAATTGTACCTTCCTTGGATTAAGGCAAAAAACTTTATGCTCATTCGCTTTGAAGATCTTGTTGGTGGAAAAGGTGGTGGATCAGACGCCAAGCAGCTTGAAGCTATGATTAATATCGGAAAACATATAAATATTAACATGAACGAACAGCAAATCAAAAACGTTATTAATAATCTTTATGGTGGAACATGGACCTTCAGAGAGGGGCAAATTGACTCATGGAAGAAATACTTCACCCCGGAAATTAAATCTTTATTCAAAAGCCAACCAGGCCTCAATCAACTCCTTATCAAGCTTGGCTATGAAAAAGATACTAATTGGTAA
- a CDS encoding glycosyltransferase family 4 protein: MKNKILFYSVVVSFFSFYNYAHSLHDINLIGYLNNYDSLARHTSSFINTLPQSLKINIFKTKRCSGKGLPERHQKIIASGINLFNKQELKLLLAKGLHLSGISIYTDSWWHSNEWNNYKSVPNNSIKFAYCVVESTKVPKDIVEKFNKNFDAVIVVDEWFVDVCKNSGVTIPVFALPLALDSDLNSLLSRPLKKKRNSPFTFGCSGLFSPRKNQTLLMRAFDQEFRDDQDVHLIIHGKSERYFKKIEQLARHLRHPGIKLFRKNLPRTEYENFIANLSCYALISKGEGFSITPREALAAGVPCILSNNTGHKVICDANVVYSVASNIQEPTFIFVGNKLSKMDGMQFNCHIRDVRKALRDVYNNYENYLKRAQSGRDWAKKYLAENLKWRYLNLVNPKKVILGSQNKITDDFFMTNSKALFSKYQELCGKNAQYEILIK, translated from the coding sequence ATGAAAAACAAAATACTTTTTTACTCCGTTGTTGTTTCTTTTTTTAGCTTTTATAATTATGCCCATTCACTGCATGACATAAATCTTATTGGCTATTTAAATAACTACGACAGCCTTGCACGACACACATCAAGTTTTATTAACACACTCCCTCAATCTTTAAAAATAAATATTTTTAAAACGAAGAGATGTTCAGGCAAAGGACTTCCAGAAAGACATCAGAAAATAATTGCTTCAGGTATTAATTTATTTAATAAGCAAGAGCTCAAGCTTCTCTTAGCAAAAGGCCTTCACCTGTCTGGCATATCGATATACACCGATAGTTGGTGGCATAGTAATGAATGGAATAACTATAAATCAGTACCAAATAACAGCATTAAATTCGCATATTGCGTCGTAGAATCGACAAAGGTTCCAAAAGATATCGTTGAAAAGTTTAATAAAAATTTTGATGCGGTTATTGTTGTTGATGAATGGTTTGTTGATGTTTGTAAAAACTCTGGCGTCACTATTCCAGTGTTTGCATTACCGCTTGCGTTGGACTCAGACCTAAACTCACTCCTATCAAGACCTTTAAAGAAAAAACGTAATAGCCCATTTACCTTTGGGTGCTCCGGATTATTTAGCCCACGAAAAAACCAAACACTCCTCATGAGAGCTTTTGATCAAGAATTTAGAGATGATCAAGATGTTCATTTAATTATACATGGAAAAAGTGAGCGCTATTTCAAAAAAATTGAACAGCTCGCACGCCACTTGCGTCACCCTGGCATCAAACTTTTTAGAAAAAATCTACCACGAACAGAATACGAAAACTTTATTGCAAACTTAAGCTGCTATGCATTAATCTCAAAAGGTGAAGGTTTTTCGATAACGCCGCGAGAAGCTCTTGCCGCTGGAGTTCCTTGCATTCTTTCAAATAATACCGGACATAAAGTAATTTGTGATGCAAATGTTGTGTATTCTGTTGCATCAAATATCCAAGAACCTACCTTTATTTTTGTAGGCAATAAACTTTCAAAAATGGATGGAATGCAGTTTAACTGCCATATCAGAGATGTGAGAAAAGCATTGCGAGACGTTTACAATAATTATGAGAATTATCTTAAACGGGCACAAAGTGGGCGTGATTGGGCTAAAAAATATCTTGCCGAAAATCTAAAATGGAGATATCTCAATCTTGTTAACCCTAAAAAAGTTATTCTAGGATCTCAAAATAAAATCACTGATGATTTTTTCATGACAAATTCAAAAGCTCTTTTCAGTAAATACCAAGAGCTATGCGGAAAAAATGCTCAGTATGAGATATTAATAAAATAA
- a CDS encoding glycosyltransferase — MQKYLFVSLLALLPLSIPSALLSYDINLIGFLNDIQSISRHTSSFISCLPDTDSIKLFQTNKCSPKDLTAAQKKILQHSIDLKDKFNLSQLINNGLRLSGITICTEHWWNKTNWRAYKAIPDDSIIKYHYCVTERTKLASEWIAKLNSNFDALIVADDWLIDIYKSSGVKLPIFTLPLALDLHSLLSRPIKRSVKKHFTFGFSGIFYPRKNQKLLINAFHEEFKNEPNVQLVLQGRHTGASYIKEIQDLLSSLNNKNITIIQKKFSRQEYENFLAKIDCYVLLSKGEGFSITPREALALGTPCILSNNTAHKVICESGCAYPVAANIIRSSFCYITGHYLGHDFNCTIKDARKALREVYENYNRYTEQAKHGRAWVQQYLPENLSTKYLNLVKPKKVILGNENKITENYLMTNSKVIFGKYRKLCGSSDTLFEVAK; from the coding sequence ATGCAAAAATATCTTTTTGTTTCACTGCTTGCGTTACTTCCATTGAGTATTCCTAGCGCTTTATTATCGTATGATATAAATCTTATTGGTTTTCTTAACGACATTCAAAGCATTTCTCGACACACATCCAGCTTCATAAGCTGTTTGCCTGATACTGATTCAATAAAGCTTTTTCAAACAAATAAATGCTCGCCTAAAGATCTGACTGCTGCTCAAAAAAAAATACTTCAACACAGTATTGATTTAAAAGATAAATTCAATCTATCACAGCTTATTAATAATGGACTTCGCCTTTCAGGCATAACCATATGTACTGAACACTGGTGGAATAAGACCAATTGGAGGGCGTATAAAGCTATTCCTGATGATAGCATTATTAAGTACCATTATTGTGTCACTGAAAGAACTAAGCTTGCTTCAGAATGGATCGCCAAACTTAATAGTAACTTTGATGCTCTTATTGTTGCGGATGATTGGCTGATTGATATTTACAAAAGCTCAGGGGTAAAATTACCAATATTTACATTACCATTGGCACTGGACTTACATTCACTCTTATCAAGACCAATTAAACGATCTGTTAAAAAGCATTTCACCTTTGGTTTTTCTGGAATATTTTACCCAAGAAAAAATCAAAAACTTCTTATTAATGCGTTTCATGAAGAATTTAAAAATGAACCGAATGTTCAACTTGTGCTACAAGGACGACATACTGGAGCTAGCTACATCAAAGAAATACAAGATCTTTTAAGCAGTCTAAACAACAAAAATATTACGATCATACAAAAGAAATTTTCTCGCCAAGAATATGAAAATTTCCTGGCAAAAATTGACTGCTATGTGCTTCTTTCAAAAGGCGAAGGCTTTTCAATAACCCCACGGGAGGCGCTTGCCTTGGGCACTCCATGCATTCTTTCAAATAATACTGCACACAAAGTTATTTGTGAGAGCGGTTGCGCATACCCTGTAGCTGCAAATATCATACGATCCTCGTTTTGCTATATAACAGGACACTACCTTGGACATGACTTCAATTGCACAATAAAAGATGCACGTAAGGCTTTGCGGGAGGTTTATGAAAATTATAACCGCTATACAGAGCAAGCAAAGCATGGACGCGCATGGGTTCAACAATATTTACCCGAAAATTTAAGTACAAAATATCTTAATTTAGTTAAACCAAAGAAGGTAATCCTTGGTAATGAAAACAAAATTACCGAAAACTACCTCATGACTAATTCAAAGGTAATTTTCGGTAAATATCGTAAGCTCTGCGGATCAAGCGATACACTATTTGAGGTTGCAAAATAA
- a CDS encoding serine/threonine protein phosphatase, which produces MLSRIFDKQKVFLWIVLLLVVFLSSAVVYAHDLSMLSNFEQVLMQQPERVSFKRHKSLRPIFSQQEFLALIKKCIPVLTENLCSQQKWLHRRMTPSKQNVSASNYFLPYVQKTIVSPASEIALWGDLHGSAHSLVRCLKHLCALGYLCDDFSIAQDHPYFYLTFLGDYVDRGAYSLEVLYLLMKLKIANPERVFIVRGNHENVAVNRIWGFGQEAHVKYGSGCDISAIERFFNLLPMANYIGCKNDQGEQDFILCCHGGPDVGFDPSELLLGSEKIEFQKIEELKYKSFFGKKIESLQFGTRQQQDFVLTKNKALKKGMRWIDEKNMSPDLWLKKFGFLWHDFDVYAQDPDALRMTRSWTLGKNITRALLDCKNRSVGVHAVMRGHQHHGKLYQELVENKGLVRSWGGLVNTLFSATASTTFCSTEQHVPCDFLFDSFVVIKTASPNFEEWSYSHWWHACQSKSWNCEQGLVKE; this is translated from the coding sequence ATGTTGAGCAGAATTTTTGATAAACAAAAGGTATTCTTATGGATAGTTCTTTTGTTAGTCGTTTTCCTATCAAGTGCCGTTGTTTATGCTCATGACTTGAGCATGCTGTCAAATTTTGAACAGGTGTTAATGCAGCAACCAGAGCGTGTATCTTTTAAGCGTCATAAATCATTACGACCTATTTTTTCTCAGCAAGAATTTTTGGCACTAATAAAAAAATGTATCCCAGTATTAACAGAAAATCTGTGTAGCCAGCAAAAATGGCTACACAGGCGTATGACTCCATCTAAACAGAATGTCTCTGCCAGTAACTACTTTCTTCCTTATGTTCAAAAAACAATTGTTTCCCCAGCAAGCGAAATTGCATTATGGGGAGACTTGCATGGCTCAGCTCATTCATTAGTGCGTTGTCTCAAACATTTATGCGCGTTGGGTTATTTGTGTGATGACTTTTCTATTGCACAAGATCATCCATATTTTTATCTCACGTTTCTTGGTGATTACGTTGATCGAGGTGCCTACAGCTTGGAGGTTTTATATCTTTTGATGAAGCTGAAAATTGCAAATCCAGAGCGAGTATTTATTGTGCGAGGTAATCACGAAAACGTCGCAGTTAATCGTATTTGGGGCTTTGGGCAGGAAGCGCATGTTAAATATGGTAGTGGATGCGATATCTCAGCTATCGAACGATTTTTCAACCTTCTCCCTATGGCAAACTACATTGGTTGCAAGAATGATCAGGGAGAGCAAGACTTTATTTTGTGTTGTCACGGCGGTCCAGATGTTGGCTTTGATCCATCTGAATTATTATTAGGATCTGAAAAAATTGAATTTCAAAAAATTGAAGAACTTAAATACAAGAGTTTTTTTGGAAAAAAAATTGAATCACTCCAGTTCGGTACACGGCAACAGCAAGACTTTGTTCTTACAAAAAACAAAGCTTTAAAAAAGGGCATGCGCTGGATTGATGAAAAAAATATGTCCCCCGATTTGTGGCTTAAAAAGTTTGGCTTCCTGTGGCATGACTTTGATGTGTATGCCCAAGATCCAGACGCTTTGCGCATGACGCGCTCATGGACGCTTGGTAAAAATATAACCAGAGCACTCCTTGATTGTAAAAATCGATCTGTTGGTGTGCATGCTGTTATGCGTGGGCACCAACATCATGGCAAGCTTTATCAGGAGCTTGTTGAAAACAAAGGGCTTGTGCGTTCGTGGGGTGGCCTTGTAAACACACTTTTTAGTGCAACAGCCTCAACGACCTTTTGTAGTACAGAGCAGCATGTTCCATGTGATTTTTTATTTGACTCTTTTGTGGTAATAAAAACCGCTTCCCCCAACTTTGAGGAATGGTCCTATTCGCATTGGTGGCATGCATGCCAGAGTAAGAGCTGGAATTGCGAGCAGGGGTTAGTGAAAGAATAG
- a CDS encoding APC family permease: protein MHAKNKIGPFIATLICLNSMVGAGLFINPKPLTIIAGPLGFVGYILAAIVLLPIIYCTAELARLHPVSGGIYVFGRSYLGPVFGFLSCWSYFVGKTSSAALMAHKFMQFLQGAIPALANIPILVCDFALIFLLIGLNLAGVFIGGRSQYIFTAMRIIPLLAAFAVGFTLFNGNNFQVVFTDLGNVFLSLPIAVFAFLGFEMICAVGHLIQDSKRNIKRVILTSFGVVATLSLLFQLAVFGVLGLSLQIIDSPLNKLFEVAMPLNPIFGSCFGAMVFVAILGTCFGILTSNCWNLFTLANNNHLPFKSFLTRVSANNVPWGSLLAHGAISCAFLAITTDQISLQNMTVFAQVVSYFFTTLAALSAVKWFKATSMPAWIPQLGIASSLCVLSLALLRIINSGVSFSFAAILFIGIASMFIRRFVKIA, encoded by the coding sequence ATGCATGCAAAAAACAAGATAGGGCCTTTTATTGCCACGCTTATTTGTCTTAATTCAATGGTTGGTGCTGGGCTTTTTATCAATCCAAAACCGTTAACCATTATTGCAGGTCCACTTGGTTTTGTGGGGTATATTCTTGCAGCTATAGTTTTACTGCCAATTATTTACTGTACCGCTGAACTTGCTCGTTTGCATCCAGTTTCCGGTGGGATATATGTTTTTGGTCGTTCGTATTTAGGACCAGTTTTTGGCTTTTTAAGCTGCTGGAGTTATTTTGTTGGCAAAACAAGTTCCGCGGCACTTATGGCGCATAAATTTATGCAATTTCTACAAGGTGCTATTCCAGCTTTGGCAAACATTCCCATTTTGGTGTGTGATTTTGCTCTTATTTTTTTACTCATCGGGCTTAATTTAGCAGGTGTTTTTATTGGCGGTCGTTCGCAATATATTTTTACTGCTATGCGCATAATTCCGCTTTTAGCAGCCTTTGCAGTTGGCTTTACACTTTTTAATGGAAACAATTTTCAGGTTGTTTTTACTGACCTTGGAAATGTCTTTCTTTCGCTTCCAATAGCAGTTTTTGCTTTTCTTGGATTTGAAATGATTTGTGCTGTTGGTCATCTGATTCAAGATTCTAAGAGAAATATTAAGCGAGTTATTCTTACATCGTTTGGCGTTGTCGCTACATTAAGCCTGCTTTTTCAATTAGCGGTTTTTGGAGTTTTAGGTCTATCTTTACAAATAATCGACTCACCCTTGAATAAGCTTTTTGAGGTTGCTATGCCGTTGAATCCAATTTTTGGATCTTGTTTTGGAGCAATGGTATTTGTTGCGATCTTGGGAACCTGTTTTGGAATATTGACGAGCAATTGTTGGAATCTTTTTACGTTAGCAAATAACAATCACTTACCTTTTAAATCATTTTTGACTCGAGTGAGTGCAAACAATGTTCCCTGGGGAAGCTTATTGGCGCATGGAGCTATTTCATGTGCTTTTCTTGCCATTACAACCGATCAAATTTCTTTACAAAATATGACTGTTTTTGCTCAGGTTGTTTCATATTTTTTCACAACACTTGCTGCTCTGAGCGCAGTGAAATGGTTTAAAGCTACTTCTATGCCTGCATGGATTCCTCAGTTAGGTATTGCAAGTTCATTATGTGTGTTGTCACTGGCGCTCCTTCGGATTATTAACTCCGGCGTTTCATTCTCATTTGCAGCAATTTTGTTTATTGGGATTGCGAGCATGTTTATTCGTCGATTTGTAAAAATTGCATGA
- a CDS encoding biotin transporter BioY, whose amino-acid sequence MISCVKNLITICDTAAIKQWFDQASISHRTAGYFALSWIFALGAQVVIPLPFTLVPLVLNPFPLLVAAHLLGIHAVYAYGLYLMQGASGIPVFLGLRAGVSYLFGPTGGYTFGFGLAMLLCLMRSVNSHSRPLLLAKLFCCAIIYFGCGLAQLWIFVPTAHVLKAGLYPFIIGDACKLLALVILFGRNDRNSCQ is encoded by the coding sequence ATGATTTCATGTGTTAAAAATTTGATTACAATCTGCGATACTGCCGCGATCAAACAGTGGTTTGATCAGGCTTCTATTTCACACCGAACTGCTGGATATTTTGCACTTTCATGGATTTTCGCACTTGGTGCACAGGTGGTTATTCCGCTTCCCTTTACGTTAGTCCCCTTGGTACTTAACCCCTTTCCATTACTGGTAGCGGCTCACCTTTTAGGGATTCATGCTGTGTATGCATATGGATTGTATTTGATGCAGGGTGCTTCAGGAATTCCGGTTTTTCTTGGTTTGCGTGCAGGGGTTTCTTACCTATTTGGTCCAACGGGAGGTTATACTTTCGGATTTGGTCTTGCAATGTTGTTGTGTCTCATGCGCTCAGTAAATTCACATTCTCGGCCTCTCTTACTGGCCAAACTCTTTTGTTGTGCGATTATTTATTTTGGATGTGGCCTCGCGCAGCTCTGGATCTTTGTTCCAACAGCTCATGTGCTTAAGGCTGGGCTCTATCCATTTATCATTGGCGATGCTTGCAAACTGCTGGCGCTCGTGATACTTTTTGGAAGAAATGATCGAAATTCTTGTCAATAG